A section of the Chryseobacterium ginsenosidimutans genome encodes:
- a CDS encoding glycosyltransferase family 4 protein has translation MVNVFEKNGHKVFPMAPINGEENESFISNENGIDVLRTKTIDVFSKNKFKKGFANILLPYQFKKSYDKFWKNHKIDLVIVATPSVMFADFIFYLKKNTQAKVLLMQKDIFPQNAVDLGYMKKDSFIYNFFKKNEVKLLSIVDVVGCTSHGNISYLLKNYDFLDEKKVKILYNSTNLLELSSDQSIRSKYRLDNNFVVAFGGNLGKPQQLENVLALAKRCSVYHDVRFLIIGTGTEVEALRKEIFKLELNNIQFINKVPREDYFRLLACCNIGLISLHQNFTVPNTPMKLNDYLNAEIPVLASIDRNNDLGILLEKYNMGKFAYADSPEDLFSAFKELYEDRSKCIELGKNGKQFCLENLSSDKSYETILEIIKSV, from the coding sequence ATGGTTAACGTTTTTGAGAAAAACGGCCATAAGGTTTTCCCAATGGCACCAATTAACGGTGAAGAGAATGAATCATTTATTTCTAATGAAAACGGAATTGATGTGTTGAGAACAAAAACAATAGATGTTTTTAGTAAGAATAAATTCAAAAAAGGATTTGCTAATATTTTACTTCCCTATCAGTTTAAGAAAAGCTACGATAAATTTTGGAAAAACCATAAAATAGATTTAGTGATTGTAGCTACTCCTTCAGTAATGTTTGCGGATTTTATCTTTTATTTGAAAAAGAATACCCAGGCAAAAGTCTTATTGATGCAGAAGGATATTTTTCCTCAAAATGCAGTGGATTTAGGATATATGAAAAAAGATAGTTTTATATATAATTTTTTTAAGAAAAATGAAGTAAAGCTTCTTTCTATTGTGGATGTCGTTGGTTGTACATCACATGGGAATATTAGTTATTTGTTAAAAAATTATGATTTTCTTGACGAAAAAAAAGTGAAAATCTTGTACAATAGTACCAATTTACTTGAGTTATCTTCAGATCAGAGTATTAGATCAAAATATAGGCTGGACAATAACTTCGTGGTAGCTTTTGGAGGGAATTTAGGTAAGCCTCAACAGTTGGAAAATGTACTTGCACTTGCAAAAAGATGCTCAGTTTATCATGATGTCCGGTTTCTTATTATAGGAACTGGTACAGAAGTTGAGGCGTTGAGAAAAGAAATATTTAAACTAGAATTAAATAATATACAGTTTATCAATAAAGTTCCCCGAGAAGATTATTTTCGGCTATTGGCATGTTGCAATATAGGTTTAATAAGTCTGCATCAGAATTTTACGGTTCCCAATACACCGATGAAGCTTAATGATTATTTAAATGCTGAGATTCCCGTTTTGGCTTCTATTGATAGAAATAATGATCTGGGAATTCTTTTAGAGAAATATAATATGGGTAAATTTGCTTATGCGGATTCTCCTGAAGATTTATTTTCAGCTTTTAAAGAATTATATGAAGATCGATCCAAATGTATTGAATTAGGAAAGAATGGTAAACAATTCTGCTTAGAAAATCTCTCATCTGATAAATCGTATGAAACTATATTAGAAATAATTAAAAGTGTATAA
- a CDS encoding acetyltransferase gives MYLFGASGHGKVVADIAIETGINITAFIDDNINKAECYGFPVIHDVIDKEKPLIITIGNNNIRKAIAEKIVNKIETLVHPGSIISRTSKIGKGTVVMGGVTVNADSYIGEHCIINTNSSIDHDCHLEDFVHISPNVALAGNIHVGEGSHIGIGASVIQNVHIGKWCVIGAGAVILKDVPDYSVVVGNPGRIIKKINKL, from the coding sequence ATGTATTTATTTGGGGCGAGCGGACATGGTAAAGTTGTAGCAGATATTGCTATTGAAACTGGTATAAATATAACTGCTTTTATTGATGATAATATTAATAAAGCAGAATGTTACGGATTTCCTGTGATTCATGATGTTATTGATAAAGAAAAACCTTTAATAATAACAATAGGTAACAATAATATCAGAAAAGCGATTGCAGAAAAAATCGTTAATAAAATAGAAACGCTCGTTCATCCAGGGTCAATCATTTCCAGAACATCCAAAATCGGGAAGGGAACAGTGGTAATGGGTGGAGTTACTGTAAACGCAGACAGCTATATTGGTGAACATTGCATTATTAATACAAATTCTTCAATTGATCACGACTGTCACCTCGAAGATTTTGTACATATATCACCCAACGTAGCTTTAGCAGGAAATATTCATGTAGGTGAAGGGTCACATATTGGGATAGGAGCATCTGTAATTCAGAATGTTCATATAGGAAAATGGTGTGTGATTGGAGCAGGTGCTGTAATTTTAAAAGATGTTCCCGATTATTCTGTAGTTGTCGGAAATCCGGGAAGAATAATAAAAAAAATAAATAAGCTTTAA
- a CDS encoding polysaccharide biosynthesis protein, protein MKTQNKTLLITGGTGSFGTAVLRRFVNSDEFKEIRIFSRDEKKQDDMRNFYKNDKIKYYIGDVRDYNSVDYALKDVDYVFHAAALKQVPSCEFFPMQAVKTNIEGTQNVIRAAAANGVKKVICLSTDKAAYPINAMGISKAMMEKVAVAEARNLKDTIVCLTRYGNVMASRGSVIPLFLSQIENNEDITITDPNMTRFLMSLDEAVELVLFAFEHAKPGDLFVNKAPAATIGDLAKAVLELKNANNNIKIIGTRHGEKLYETLCTREEMINAEDMGDFYRIPADNRDLNYAKYFSEGNKIEKSIKDYNSHNAKREDVEGVKVLLKKLDLFSKLK, encoded by the coding sequence ATGAAAACACAAAATAAAACCCTCCTTATTACAGGAGGAACAGGTTCATTTGGGACAGCTGTTTTAAGAAGATTCGTAAATTCAGATGAGTTTAAAGAAATTCGTATTTTCTCACGAGATGAGAAAAAGCAGGATGATATGCGTAATTTCTATAAAAATGATAAAATAAAATATTATATAGGGGATGTCAGAGATTATAATAGCGTCGATTATGCTTTGAAAGACGTTGATTATGTTTTCCATGCCGCTGCTTTAAAACAGGTTCCTTCGTGTGAGTTTTTCCCAATGCAGGCTGTAAAAACTAATATTGAGGGCACTCAGAATGTTATCCGTGCAGCAGCAGCTAACGGTGTAAAAAAAGTTATTTGCCTGTCTACAGATAAAGCAGCTTATCCAATTAATGCAATGGGGATTTCTAAAGCTATGATGGAAAAAGTAGCAGTTGCAGAAGCAAGAAACCTGAAAGATACGATAGTTTGTTTAACCCGTTATGGAAATGTTATGGCATCACGGGGTTCAGTAATTCCATTATTTTTAAGCCAAATAGAAAATAATGAAGATATAACCATTACAGACCCTAATATGACACGCTTTTTAATGTCATTGGATGAAGCTGTCGAATTGGTATTATTTGCATTTGAACACGCCAAGCCTGGGGATTTGTTTGTTAATAAGGCACCTGCCGCAACAATCGGAGATTTGGCAAAAGCAGTTTTAGAGCTTAAAAACGCTAATAATAATATAAAAATTATAGGAACAAGACACGGTGAGAAGCTATACGAAACTCTTTGTACAAGAGAGGAAATGATAAATGCGGAAGACATGGGAGATTTTTACAGAATACCGGCAGATAATAGGGATCTTAATTATGCTAAATATTTTTCTGAAGGTAATAAGATCGAAAAATCAATAAAAGATTATAATTCTCATAATGCCAAAAGGGAAGATGTAGAAGGAGTAAAAGTATTGTTAAAAAAATTAGATCTTTTTTCAAAACTAAAATAA
- a CDS encoding sugar transferase translates to MGHYRNWKVLIDCILAIFLIILFLPLLIILFIIVSLDTKSNGIFYQKRIGQFGKGFTIYKFKTIDDNKRESSSIGLVLRKFKLDELPQLFNILKCEMSFVGPRPDIEGYYDKLQGASRKILELKPGLTSEASIKYSNEDAILKQQENPLFYNDEIIFPDKVKMNLYYLENMSFANDIKILSKTVFKVFIK, encoded by the coding sequence ATGGGCCATTATAGGAATTGGAAAGTATTAATTGATTGTATTTTAGCAATTTTTTTAATTATTCTTTTTCTGCCTTTGCTGATCATTTTATTTATTATTGTAAGTTTAGATACAAAGTCCAACGGTATTTTTTACCAGAAAAGAATCGGGCAATTTGGAAAGGGTTTTACCATTTATAAGTTTAAAACTATTGATGATAATAAGAGAGAAAGCTCTTCAATTGGTTTAGTATTAAGAAAATTTAAACTTGATGAATTACCGCAGTTATTCAATATCCTGAAATGCGAAATGAGTTTCGTAGGACCGCGTCCTGATATTGAAGGATATTACGATAAACTGCAGGGTGCTTCCAGAAAAATTTTGGAACTGAAACCGGGATTAACTTCAGAAGCAAGTATTAAATACAGCAATGAAGATGCAATATTAAAGCAGCAAGAGAATCCGTTATTTTATAATGATGAAATTATATTCCCCGATAAAGTAAAAATGAATTTATATTATTTGGAAAACATGTCTTTTGCTAATGATATTAAAATTTTGTCAAAAACTGTTTTTAAAGTTTTTATAAAGTAA
- a CDS encoding sugar transferase — MYKNFFKRIVDFAVAFMGLLVVSPLFIAITVWLYFANNGKPFFFQRRPGKNGKIFSIVKFKTMNDKKDASGNLLSDNERLTSVGSFIRKTSLDEIPQLINVIKGDMSLVGPRPLLVQYLPIYNAHQARRHEIRPGITGWAQVNGRNAISWKQKFDFDVWYVDNVSFFVDLKIIFLTVKKVFLKEGISADGHVTIEPFKGN; from the coding sequence GTGTATAAGAATTTTTTTAAACGAATAGTAGATTTTGCTGTTGCATTTATGGGATTATTAGTCGTAAGTCCATTATTTATTGCGATAACTGTATGGCTATATTTTGCCAACAACGGTAAACCTTTTTTCTTCCAGAGAAGACCGGGGAAAAACGGAAAAATATTTAGCATTGTAAAATTTAAAACAATGAATGATAAAAAAGATGCCAGCGGGAATCTTTTATCAGATAATGAAAGGCTGACTTCGGTAGGAAGCTTCATCCGTAAAACATCTTTAGACGAGATTCCTCAGTTAATCAATGTTATTAAAGGAGATATGTCATTAGTTGGGCCTAGACCTCTTTTGGTTCAATATTTGCCCATTTATAATGCTCATCAGGCAAGAAGACATGAAATAAGACCAGGCATAACAGGTTGGGCACAGGTAAACGGCAGAAATGCAATTTCTTGGAAACAAAAATTCGACTTTGATGTTTGGTATGTGGATAATGTTTCATTTTTTGTAGATTTGAAGATAATATTTTTAACAGTAAAAAAAGTATTTTTAAAAGAAGGAATATCTGCGGACGGTCATGTAACGATAGAACCGTTTAAAGGAAATTAA
- a CDS encoding sugar epimerase has product MHTVSGGFHKDERGVVFFNNSLDFALAKRMYIIENKDINTFRAWQGYKIENGWFVAQGTFEIKLVKIDDFENPSFDLEIQSFIINGNSLFVEKGYASSIHALESNSKLIVFSDYQLPEVKTIINLILKNEKHK; this is encoded by the coding sequence ATGCATACCGTATCAGGAGGTTTTCATAAAGATGAAAGAGGAGTGGTTTTCTTTAATAATTCATTAGACTTTGCCCTTGCAAAAAGAATGTATATCATTGAAAATAAAGATATCAATACTTTCAGAGCGTGGCAGGGGTATAAAATTGAAAACGGATGGTTTGTTGCACAAGGAACATTTGAAATAAAATTAGTGAAAATTGATGATTTTGAAAATCCTTCGTTTGATTTGGAGATTCAAAGCTTCATTATTAATGGTAATTCCTTATTTGTTGAAAAAGGATACGCCTCGTCAATACACGCACTAGAATCAAATTCTAAATTAATCGTTTTTTCTGATTATCAGTTACCAGAAGTAAAGACGATTATAAATTTGATTCTCAAAAATGAAAAACATAAATAA
- a CDS encoding aminotransferase class I/II-fold pyridoxal phosphate-dependent enzyme: protein MNSKIWLSSPHMGGNELKYINEAFAENWVAPLGPNVNGFEEDLEKFLGEDAKVAVLSAGTAALHLALIECGVEHGDEVICQSMTFSASANPIAYCGATPVFVDSETETWNMCPKALRQAIEDRIKNGKKPKAIIVVHLYGMPAKMDDIIPIAKEFDIEIIEDAAEALGSTYKGRPCGTFGRFGILSFNGNKIITTSGGGALVCHTKEDKDKTVFLSTQARDNAPHYQHSHIGFNYRMSNIVAGIGRGQMEVLKDRIEARRSMHDFYTDLFKDIDGVTVFSEPTSDFYSNHWLSAIIVDPEITGKTREDLRMAFLEDDIESRPLWKPMHLQPVFENAPYYGGNVSEQLFNDGLCLPSGSNLTEEERLRIAKVVSGFFGK from the coding sequence ATGAATTCAAAAATCTGGTTATCATCTCCTCATATGGGAGGTAACGAATTAAAATACATCAATGAAGCTTTTGCTGAAAACTGGGTTGCCCCTTTAGGACCAAATGTCAATGGTTTTGAAGAGGATTTGGAAAAATTCCTGGGAGAAGATGCAAAAGTTGCTGTTTTATCAGCCGGAACTGCAGCGCTTCATTTAGCATTAATTGAATGTGGAGTTGAACACGGTGATGAGGTAATTTGCCAGTCAATGACATTCTCAGCATCTGCAAATCCCATCGCATATTGTGGAGCAACACCTGTTTTTGTAGACAGCGAGACGGAAACATGGAATATGTGTCCTAAAGCTTTGAGACAGGCTATTGAAGACAGAATTAAAAATGGGAAAAAGCCAAAAGCAATCATTGTGGTTCATTTGTATGGGATGCCGGCAAAAATGGACGATATTATTCCTATTGCAAAAGAATTTGATATCGAAATAATCGAAGATGCAGCCGAAGCATTAGGCTCAACATATAAAGGCCGTCCTTGCGGAACTTTCGGACGTTTCGGTATTTTAAGTTTTAATGGTAACAAAATTATTACAACTTCCGGAGGTGGGGCTTTGGTTTGTCATACTAAGGAAGATAAAGATAAAACTGTTTTTCTTTCTACTCAGGCAAGAGATAATGCACCTCACTATCAGCATTCTCACATTGGTTTCAATTACAGAATGAGTAATATTGTTGCCGGAATTGGCAGAGGGCAGATGGAAGTCTTGAAAGATAGAATTGAAGCGCGACGTTCAATGCATGATTTCTATACAGATCTTTTCAAAGATATTGATGGAGTGACTGTATTTTCAGAACCTACTTCAGATTTTTATTCCAATCATTGGCTTTCTGCAATCATTGTTGACCCTGAAATTACAGGAAAAACACGTGAAGATCTAAGAATGGCTTTCCTTGAAGATGATATTGAATCAAGACCTTTATGGAAGCCGATGCATTTACAGCCGGTTTTTGAAAATGCCCCTTATTACGGAGGTAATGTTTCTGAACAGTTGTTTAATGATGGGTTATGCCTTCCTTCAGGATCAAATCTTACAGAAGAAGAGAGATTGAGAATTGCAAAAGTTGTCAGCGGTTTTTTTGGGAAGTAA
- the wecB gene encoding non-hydrolyzing UDP-N-acetylglucosamine 2-epimerase, whose amino-acid sequence MKKLKVVTILGTRPEIIRLTECIKKCDHYFEHILIHTGQNYDYELNEIFFEDLELRKPDYFLNVAGNHLGETIGNVISKSYEILSQEKPDALLVLGDTNSVLSTIAAKRLKIPIFHMEAGNRCFDQNVPEEINRKISDHISDINLTYTENSRRYLLSEGFRKDHVFVTGSPLREVLDKYQDKIQQSDVIQRLNIKENNFIVVSAHREENIDLENNFEILVESINAVAEKYQMPIIFSTHPRTKNRIEKNNINFHPLIQNVAPLGFFDYVKLQSKSFIVLSDSGTISEESAMMGFPAVSIRTSTERPEAIDAGTIVLGGISKNQMLNAIEVSKGLFDSNIVLPFEYEVKNTSDRVIKAIQSYSAIVNKVIWDKK is encoded by the coding sequence ATGAAAAAATTAAAAGTAGTAACAATATTAGGTACAAGGCCGGAAATTATCCGCTTGACAGAATGTATAAAAAAGTGTGACCACTATTTCGAGCATATTTTAATACACACTGGTCAAAATTATGATTATGAGCTTAATGAAATATTCTTTGAAGATTTAGAACTTCGCAAACCTGACTATTTTCTTAATGTTGCTGGAAATCATTTAGGAGAAACAATTGGTAATGTAATTTCTAAATCCTACGAAATTCTGTCTCAGGAAAAACCTGATGCATTATTGGTTTTAGGCGACACCAATAGCGTATTAAGCACTATTGCTGCAAAAAGACTTAAAATTCCTATTTTCCATATGGAAGCAGGAAACAGATGTTTTGATCAGAATGTTCCAGAAGAAATTAACAGAAAAATTTCAGATCACATCAGTGATATCAACCTTACTTATACGGAAAACAGCAGAAGATATTTATTAAGTGAAGGCTTCCGTAAAGATCATGTATTTGTTACAGGTTCTCCTCTAAGAGAGGTTTTAGATAAATATCAGGATAAGATCCAGCAAAGTGATGTTATTCAACGCTTAAATATAAAAGAAAATAATTTTATTGTTGTAAGTGCACACAGGGAAGAAAATATAGATTTGGAAAATAATTTTGAAATTTTGGTAGAATCCATTAATGCAGTAGCAGAGAAATACCAAATGCCAATAATATTTTCGACACATCCACGCACAAAAAATAGGATTGAAAAAAATAATATCAATTTTCATCCTTTAATTCAAAATGTAGCCCCTTTAGGATTCTTTGATTATGTCAAGTTACAAAGCAAATCTTTTATTGTTCTTTCCGATAGCGGAACCATCAGTGAAGAGTCTGCGATGATGGGCTTTCCCGCAGTGAGTATAAGAACAAGCACAGAAAGACCTGAAGCTATTGATGCCGGAACTATTGTTTTGGGAGGAATTTCTAAAAACCAGATGTTAAATGCCATTGAAGTTTCAAAAGGTTTATTTGATTCAAATATTGTTTTGCCATTTGAATATGAAGTGAAAAATACTTCTGATCGTGTAATTAAAGCAATTCAAAGCTATTCTGCAATTGTTAATAAAGTAATCTGGGACAAGAAATGA
- a CDS encoding glycosyltransferase family 4 protein, translating to MEIHFFERNPAEGQISIEKLFSVIKKQLNRKSFTYKTFINPFTLSKFFKTLVYFKKNQGEINHITGDIHWVSLVLDSKKTVLTVHDLSGLYQYKGIKKWLYYLLWIYFPLKKLKYITVISEKTKLEILKLLPSVADKIQVIPNCITIDILPFDLKRYNTTPKILIVGTRSNKNIERVLQASKNLNIELTIVGKLETTQVEILKKNNHHYTNYVNISEDSLKMLYDENDILCFPSLYEGFGLPILEAQARNCVVITSDISPMNDVAGIGALFVDPYNTEEIRNSIIKIISNDDIKKELILKGHKNVKKYSPEIVVKQYIALYQKILAAK from the coding sequence ATGGAAATTCATTTTTTTGAAAGAAATCCAGCAGAGGGACAAATTAGCATAGAAAAGCTTTTTTCTGTTATCAAGAAACAATTGAACAGGAAAAGTTTCACTTATAAAACATTTATTAATCCTTTTACTCTTTCAAAATTTTTTAAAACACTTGTTTATTTTAAAAAAAATCAGGGAGAAATCAATCATATTACTGGAGATATACATTGGGTTTCATTAGTTTTAGATTCTAAAAAAACAGTACTTACTGTTCATGATTTATCAGGATTATACCAATATAAAGGAATAAAGAAGTGGCTATATTATTTATTATGGATATATTTTCCTTTGAAAAAATTAAAATATATAACTGTAATTTCCGAAAAAACAAAACTGGAGATCTTAAAGCTATTACCTTCTGTAGCAGATAAAATTCAGGTAATTCCAAATTGCATTACAATTGATATTTTACCTTTTGATTTAAAACGATACAACACTACTCCTAAAATTCTTATTGTAGGGACAAGATCTAATAAAAATATCGAAAGAGTTTTACAAGCTTCCAAAAATCTTAATATTGAACTTACAATTGTAGGTAAACTGGAAACTACCCAAGTTGAAATATTAAAAAAAAATAATCATCATTACACTAATTATGTTAATATTTCAGAAGATAGTCTGAAAATGTTGTATGATGAAAATGACATATTATGTTTTCCATCTTTGTATGAGGGTTTTGGATTGCCAATATTAGAAGCGCAGGCTAGAAACTGTGTTGTAATTACTTCTGATATTTCACCAATGAATGATGTTGCGGGAATAGGGGCATTATTTGTAGACCCTTATAATACGGAAGAGATCAGAAATTCGATTATAAAGATTATATCGAATGATGATATAAAAAAAGAACTGATTCTAAAAGGACATAAAAATGTAAAAAAATATAGTCCGGAAATAGTAGTAAAGCAGTATATTGCTTTGTACCAAAAAATTCTAGCTGCAAAATGA
- a CDS encoding EpsG family protein, which yields MIPIFIILLLGFSFINDKLLATQKTIIFIFCLFFWWFLESFRWESGTDFYNYYNNFNGLQAKDISADRFELGYNLLVIFCRDYLKFTFYIFNSVYYAVIFLLYFFSVKKITNHPILFLFIFFCFSVGLMGSSRQLMAVSIMFFASIYFLEKKKLIFILCILFASFFHRTIIVCLIFVLFNINIKYKYWLCIITFAIIIQISGLNMLIMKKMMLLLPEEFSERFYGYLAIPSPTSIDLKIYLLGIFRRLLPIVLFFIYKNKIREVVADNILQYILNILFFSMFAYIMLSFNFTFIISRISIYFNIFEALFYVWLISVFIKEKKYGYVFGLVLFFLVLCIKSIMYYPQQFLPYKTIFFTM from the coding sequence ATGATACCAATATTTATAATTCTTTTGTTAGGCTTTTCTTTTATTAATGATAAATTATTAGCTACTCAAAAAACAATTATTTTCATTTTCTGCTTATTCTTCTGGTGGTTTTTAGAAAGTTTCAGATGGGAAAGCGGAACAGACTTTTATAACTACTATAATAACTTCAATGGTTTACAGGCTAAAGATATTTCGGCAGATAGATTTGAACTTGGGTATAATCTTTTGGTAATCTTTTGCAGAGATTATTTAAAATTTACATTCTATATTTTCAATTCGGTTTATTATGCGGTAATATTTTTACTGTATTTTTTTTCGGTCAAGAAAATCACTAATCATCCTATATTATTTTTATTTATTTTCTTTTGCTTTTCTGTTGGCTTGATGGGAAGTAGCAGACAGCTAATGGCAGTTTCTATAATGTTTTTTGCAAGTATATACTTTTTGGAAAAAAAGAAACTGATTTTTATTTTATGTATTCTTTTTGCGTCTTTCTTCCATAGAACAATAATAGTTTGTTTAATTTTTGTACTGTTTAATATTAATATCAAATATAAATATTGGCTTTGTATAATCACATTTGCCATTATTATACAAATTAGCGGCTTAAATATGCTAATAATGAAAAAGATGATGTTACTTTTACCTGAGGAGTTTTCCGAAAGATTTTATGGATATTTAGCAATACCTTCACCGACAAGTATTGATTTGAAAATTTATTTACTCGGTATATTCAGACGTTTACTGCCAATAGTACTATTCTTCATATATAAAAACAAAATTAGGGAAGTTGTTGCAGATAATATACTGCAATATATCCTGAATATTCTGTTTTTTTCAATGTTTGCCTATATAATGTTGTCTTTCAATTTTACATTCATAATATCCAGGATTAGTATTTATTTTAATATCTTTGAGGCTCTTTTTTATGTATGGCTGATCTCCGTATTTATCAAAGAAAAAAAATATGGATACGTTTTTGGTTTAGTATTGTTTTTTCTTGTGTTATGCATTAAAAGTATTATGTACTATCCTCAACAGTTTCTGCCTTATAAAACTATATTTTTTACCATGTAA
- a CDS encoding dTDP-4-dehydrorhamnose reductase family protein, with the protein MKKILVIGVKGMAGHVIYNYLNKNKDYKVYGVARNIVETEKEFSLDVSDTIRLKKIIADNDFNFVINCIGILNKDAEDNPSKAVWFNSYFPHFLEEITENLKTTIIHISTDCVFNGKRGQYKEDDFKDGDGFYAQSKALGEIINAKDLTIRTSIVGPELNTNGIGLFQWFMKQSGEINGYTSAYWSGVTTIELAKAIQFIIENPVHGLVHLTNGIPINKYDLITMFKEIWDKNDITISPYYGKVVDKSLVKSDILDYEVPGYMEMLKEQKDWMAEFSNFYTY; encoded by the coding sequence ATGAAAAAAATACTTGTGATAGGTGTCAAAGGAATGGCGGGGCATGTAATATATAATTATCTTAATAAAAATAAAGATTATAAGGTATATGGTGTCGCAAGAAATATTGTTGAAACCGAGAAAGAATTTTCGTTGGATGTTTCTGATACTATAAGACTGAAAAAAATAATTGCAGATAACGATTTTAATTTTGTTATTAATTGTATAGGAATTCTCAATAAAGATGCAGAAGACAATCCGTCGAAAGCTGTTTGGTTTAACAGTTATTTCCCTCATTTCTTAGAGGAAATAACGGAGAATTTAAAAACTACGATCATCCATATTAGTACAGATTGTGTTTTTAATGGTAAGCGTGGACAATATAAAGAAGATGATTTTAAAGACGGTGATGGGTTTTATGCTCAATCCAAGGCTTTAGGAGAGATTATTAATGCTAAAGATCTTACCATAAGAACTTCTATTGTTGGCCCAGAACTTAATACAAATGGTATAGGTCTATTTCAGTGGTTTATGAAACAATCGGGTGAGATTAATGGATATACATCTGCTTATTGGAGTGGTGTTACAACAATAGAGCTGGCTAAGGCGATACAGTTTATCATAGAAAATCCAGTACATGGGTTGGTGCATCTTACCAATGGTATTCCTATTAATAAATACGATCTTATTACTATGTTTAAAGAAATATGGGATAAGAATGACATAACAATTAGCCCGTATTATGGTAAAGTTGTAGACAAATCTTTAGTGAAATCGGATATTTTAGATTATGAAGTTCCGGGATACATGGAAATGCTGAAGGAACAAAAAGACTGGATGGCAGAATTTTCTAATTTTTATACTTACTGA
- a CDS encoding glycosyltransferase, translating to MILLDAIYINNSGGKVLLDYLITELEQTDKQVFYLLDFRIKDEGLKIKATNNVVYLQASLMKRRTFYKENKNNFSSILCFGNLPPNIRTTAKVYTYFHQLLFIDLPKEMSFIKKKMYYFKTAILNSFKKNTDYWVVQTDLVKEKLSRKYKIPENSILTMPFYPPFNSNIVLPKKEYQYIYVSNVTAHKNHERLIKAFVKFYDIHKKGKLILTIPSYAEEILKMINVMQKEGYPIENVGFVDRESLQRLYAESEYHIFPSLSESFGLGLVEAIENGCKIIGADLPYTYAVCEPSIIFNPYEEKSIIDAFLLSFRNNIKPSTNKITNDVKQLITLL from the coding sequence ATGATTCTTCTTGATGCAATATATATAAATAACAGTGGTGGCAAGGTTTTATTAGACTATCTCATTACTGAATTAGAACAAACTGACAAACAAGTTTTTTATCTTTTGGATTTTAGAATTAAAGATGAAGGTTTAAAAATAAAAGCAACTAATAATGTTGTTTACTTACAAGCTTCACTGATGAAGAGACGCACTTTTTATAAAGAAAACAAAAACAATTTTTCTTCAATCCTGTGTTTTGGTAATCTACCTCCGAATATTAGAACTACTGCTAAAGTATATACTTATTTTCATCAGTTACTTTTTATTGATTTGCCCAAAGAAATGTCTTTTATAAAGAAAAAAATGTATTATTTTAAAACTGCTATACTTAATAGTTTTAAAAAAAATACAGATTATTGGGTCGTACAGACAGACTTAGTTAAAGAAAAGCTTTCCCGAAAATATAAAATACCTGAAAACAGTATTCTGACAATGCCATTTTATCCTCCATTTAATTCAAATATTGTTTTACCTAAAAAAGAATATCAATATATTTATGTAAGCAACGTAACTGCTCATAAAAACCATGAAAGGTTAATAAAAGCATTTGTTAAGTTTTATGATATTCATAAAAAAGGAAAACTTATTTTGACTATTCCATCTTACGCAGAAGAAATTTTAAAGATGATTAATGTAATGCAAAAGGAAGGGTATCCAATTGAAAATGTGGGATTTGTAGATAGAGAAAGTTTGCAAAGATTATATGCAGAATCAGAATACCATATCTTTCCTTCCCTTTCAGAAAGTTTCGGTTTGGGGCTCGTAGAAGCTATTGAAAATGGCTGTAAAATTATTGGTGCAGATTTACCTTACACATACGCGGTATGTGAACCCTCAATTATTTTTAATCCTTATGAAGAAAAAAGTATAATTGATGCTTTTTTATTATCTTTCAGAAATAATATTAAGCCATCTACAAATAAAATTACAAATGATGTTAAACAATTAATTACCCTCTTATGA